Proteins encoded in a region of the Apilactobacillus apisilvae genome:
- a CDS encoding FtsX-like permease family protein, translating into MIFNKLILSSFKRHAKIYIPYLISNIILVAMDYILLSLQNSNEISKLSSGITLIALLKMGSVFVMMISFVFMLYINNFLRLQKTREMGLYSMLGMTTNNLRKMSFLEKSLLFFISTIFGLVFGFVFEKLSLMTTLKLINVSVSYNPTISMSALSSTIILFFIIYLCMLFFDFFKLHKLNPTELWKEQSKGESSTNKHYKLGGIIGILSLVGAYYLTLSTKPTISAYSHFMLAVVLVVVGTYLLFISGSILILNLLKSSKRFYYKPNHFIAVSGMLQRMKQNGAGLATICLLCSSVLVIMFSSISIYSGIGRILNVWTPSDVAIINGKGLTVPQNNKINAVSKKYNAKISHRISFSTTSPQYGYLKNDSYVLQGDINNISSKTTSSLMFMGEKDYNKIYHKNINLDDSHALMYAPFNVNKNNIKVLGKNYSTKQMGTFRYSFNPSHSIYSSVFMIVKKVPKSLPTMHFNGFDYQTSNNVKFENAMQRNLKIPNGQFTGKSVTYQMLTQLFGGLVMIGILVSLTLLLTTVMVIYFKQISEGYSDRKRFITMQQVGLSHKETTKSIHSQVIMVFMLPIAGSIINLIFAVPAIKQVITEFGLYDSKLLIVVGIIVSIALIALYLIVYVITTRMYHHIVD; encoded by the coding sequence ATGATATTCAATAAACTTATATTATCTAGTTTTAAAAGACATGCTAAAATCTATATTCCTTATTTAATATCAAATATTATTTTAGTTGCGATGGACTATATTCTTCTATCTCTCCAAAATAGCAATGAAATCAGTAAACTATCCAGTGGAATCACATTAATTGCACTTTTAAAAATGGGTTCTGTATTTGTAATGATGATCAGTTTTGTTTTCATGCTTTATATAAACAACTTTTTGCGTTTACAAAAGACTCGTGAAATGGGACTTTATAGCATGTTGGGGATGACTACTAATAATCTAAGAAAAATGTCATTTTTAGAAAAAAGTTTATTATTCTTTATTAGTACTATTTTTGGACTAGTTTTCGGATTTGTTTTCGAAAAATTGTCATTAATGACAACTTTAAAATTAATTAATGTTTCGGTTTCTTATAATCCAACAATTAGTATGTCAGCCCTTTCAAGTACAATAATTTTATTCTTCATCATCTATTTATGTATGTTGTTTTTTGATTTCTTCAAACTGCATAAGTTAAATCCAACAGAATTATGGAAGGAACAATCTAAGGGGGAGTCATCTACTAATAAGCATTATAAATTAGGTGGAATAATCGGTATTTTGTCATTAGTTGGTGCTTACTATTTAACTTTAAGTACTAAACCAACAATTTCAGCATATTCTCATTTTATGTTAGCAGTTGTATTAGTTGTTGTTGGGACTTATTTGTTATTTATCTCAGGAAGTATTTTGATTTTAAATCTATTAAAATCATCCAAAAGATTTTATTATAAACCTAATCACTTTATCGCAGTTTCTGGGATGTTACAAAGAATGAAACAAAATGGTGCTGGATTAGCTACAATTTGTTTGCTATGTAGTTCTGTTTTGGTAATTATGTTTTCTTCTATTTCAATTTATTCAGGTATTGGTAGAATTTTAAACGTATGGACACCCAGTGATGTTGCTATTATAAATGGTAAAGGATTAACAGTTCCACAAAATAATAAAATTAATGCTGTATCTAAAAAATATAACGCTAAAATTAGTCATCGTATAAGTTTTAGTACAACATCACCTCAATATGGATATTTGAAAAATGATAGTTATGTTTTACAAGGAGATATAAATAATATTTCTAGTAAAACGACTAGCTCATTAATGTTCATGGGAGAAAAAGATTATAATAAAATCTATCATAAAAATATTAATCTAGATGATAGTCATGCTCTAATGTATGCTCCCTTTAACGTTAATAAAAATAATATCAAAGTTTTGGGTAAAAATTATAGTACTAAACAAATGGGAACATTTAGATATTCTTTTAATCCTAGTCATTCAATTTATAGTTCAGTGTTTATGATTGTTAAAAAAGTTCCTAAATCTTTGCCAACTATGCATTTTAATGGTTTTGATTATCAAACTTCTAATAACGTTAAATTTGAAAATGCTATGCAACGTAATTTAAAAATACCCAATGGTCAATTCACAGGTAAAAGTGTAACTTATCAAATGTTAACTCAATTATTTGGTGGCTTAGTAATGATAGGGATTTTGGTTAGCTTAACATTATTACTTACTACTGTGATGGTTATTTACTTTAAACAAATATCAGAAGGTTATTCTGATCGAAAACGTTTTATTACCATGCAACAGGTCGGACTTAGTCATAAAGAAACTACAAAGAGTATCCATAGTCAAGTTATCATGGTATTTATGCTTCCAATTGCTGGATCAATAATTAATTTAATTTTTGCTGTACCAGCTATTAAACAAGTTATTACAGAATTTGGTCTATATGACAGTAAACTATTAATAGTGGTTGGAATAATAGTTTCGATAGCATTAATCGCTTTGTATTTAATTGTTTATGTTATTACGACCAGAATGTATCATCATATTGTTGATTAA
- a CDS encoding DUF2075 domain-containing protein: MNNKISEKYTPIIKHYNYNVNTKNEIIKSNNKFIVRYPTVYIIIDKAKKDKFKAYVGETNNIIRRTEEHLKNESSDRTDWTKLNKSKNAEIIVIAHKEFNKSLTLDIENKLMQYLLSDDSINHLNNRRSNDQDLYYTSQDCQKIFSSLWNKLSEDNNELFPDVQDIRNSSIFKASPFHKLTEEQIDAKDKIISKIRDKVNQKYTENNLVIIEGSAGTGKTVLLSSLFAEINENIDLPESYLLVNHNEQVEVYKNIADKLEIKSKQGDDIVNKPTKFLNKHSKSDSKVGIVMIDEAHLLLTQGKQAYRGKNQLSDIINRAKVVVAVIDPRQVLTSEEYIESDQYKKLISDAKENNNLVELKQQNRIQANIHTINWIETLISKGKIDDIPYDNKYEIKVFNNPFKLYKKIKDHDRQDENIFKGLSRVVATFDWEYKNKSPENNDYWRVNIGDNFSLPWNLELPINKNYKHLPWAEQPQTIDEVGSTYTIQGFDLNYCGLIIGPSVKFRDGKIIYDPKESHNNNAKKNRTLSNGNKVDVSQNLLNNELNVLMKRGVHGLYIYAVDKQLRDELIKRAGKNNLLL, from the coding sequence ATGAATAACAAAATAAGTGAAAAGTATACACCAATAATTAAACATTATAATTATAATGTTAATACTAAAAATGAAATTATTAAATCTAATAATAAATTTATTGTTAGATATCCAACTGTTTATATAATTATTGATAAGGCAAAAAAAGATAAATTTAAGGCTTATGTAGGTGAAACTAATAATATTATTCGTAGAACTGAGGAACATCTAAAAAATGAGTCATCTGACAGAACAGATTGGACAAAATTAAATAAATCTAAAAATGCTGAGATTATTGTTATTGCTCACAAAGAGTTTAATAAGTCTTTAACACTCGATATAGAAAATAAGTTAATGCAATATCTTTTAAGCGATGATTCAATAAATCACTTAAACAATCGACGTTCAAATGACCAAGATTTATATTATACTAGTCAAGATTGTCAAAAAATATTTAGTAGTTTATGGAACAAATTGTCTGAAGATAATAATGAACTTTTTCCAGATGTTCAAGATATAAGGAACTCTTCGATTTTTAAAGCATCACCATTTCACAAACTTACTGAAGAACAAATAGATGCCAAAGACAAAATTATTTCTAAAATTAGAGACAAAGTTAATCAAAAATATACCGAAAATAATTTAGTTATTATCGAAGGATCTGCCGGTACTGGAAAAACAGTTCTTCTTAGTTCTTTATTTGCTGAAATTAATGAAAATATTGATTTACCTGAAAGCTATTTACTAGTTAATCATAATGAACAGGTAGAAGTTTATAAAAACATTGCTGATAAATTGGAAATAAAATCTAAGCAAGGTGATGATATAGTAAATAAACCTACTAAGTTTTTAAATAAGCATTCTAAATCCGATTCTAAGGTAGGTATCGTAATGATTGATGAAGCACATTTATTATTAACTCAAGGTAAACAAGCTTATAGAGGCAAAAATCAGCTTAGTGATATTATTAACAGAGCAAAAGTTGTAGTTGCAGTTATTGATCCTAGACAAGTTTTAACTTCTGAAGAATATATAGAGTCTGATCAATATAAAAAATTAATTTCTGATGCTAAGGAAAATAATAATTTAGTTGAATTAAAACAACAAAATAGAATACAAGCAAATATTCATACTATTAATTGGATAGAAACTTTAATCAGTAAAGGTAAGATTGATGATATCCCTTATGATAATAAATACGAAATTAAGGTCTTTAATAATCCCTTTAAATTATATAAAAAAATTAAAGACCATGATCGTCAAGATGAAAACATTTTTAAAGGACTTTCTAGAGTAGTAGCTACTTTTGATTGGGAATACAAAAATAAAAGTCCTGAAAATAATGATTATTGGCGTGTTAACATTGGAGACAACTTTTCTCTTCCGTGGAATTTAGAGCTACCAATAAATAAAAATTATAAGCATCTACCATGGGCTGAACAGCCACAAACTATAGATGAAGTAGGATCTACTTATACTATTCAGGGATTTGATTTGAATTATTGTGGCTTAATTATTGGACCTTCGGTAAAATTTAGAGATGGAAAAATAATTTACGATCCGAAGGAAAGTCACAATAACAATGCTAAGAAGAATAGGACATTATCAAATGGAAATAAAGTTGATGTTTCACAAAATTTATTAAACAATGAATTAAATGTATTGATGAAACGTGGTGTTCATGGACTTTATATATATGCTGTTGATAAACAATTAAGAGATGAACTTATAAAAAGAGCGGGAAAAAATAATTTATTGTTATAA
- a CDS encoding YdcF family protein, with protein sequence MKLLKSNSLPKAVNKISSFSINNKHIQQYDNNYSYSAVQDYLKHIISDAEKLNFLEAVIRYNYWYKPVILSYNHENMNKSYNNDTLIKLYKDALNISPNKENYLLGLASMYRLSKDFVTATKLWQKVLRINPSNYQALLSLAIYNQFNKNKKAFHKSLVQLDQIDSQRTKKVCGWLRYLDELHTIRLTTNLNRVYDDNSSKHFIVILGAALTAEGKMKLKLKKRLRAGLKLAKRMPNTTILVSGGKLPREPDFEASAMKSWLIAHGIKAKRIITETHSRDTVQNTINSTDILHDKGAKTVTVISNASHMKRSYTLFKTARLITGGKYLLDQYVVFESKDEFKALENNAHDIPKIINDVLRVAGFWLLPGIQR encoded by the coding sequence ATGAAACTTTTGAAGTCTAATTCATTACCCAAAGCGGTAAATAAAATTTCCAGTTTTTCAATTAACAATAAACACATTCAACAATATGATAATAACTATTCATATAGTGCTGTGCAAGATTATTTGAAGCATATTATTAGTGATGCTGAAAAGCTGAACTTTTTAGAGGCTGTGATTCGTTATAATTATTGGTACAAGCCAGTCATATTATCATATAATCATGAGAATATGAACAAATCATACAATAATGACACCTTAATTAAATTATATAAAGATGCGTTAAACATTTCACCCAACAAGGAAAATTATCTTTTGGGATTAGCATCTATGTACCGTTTAAGTAAAGATTTTGTCACTGCGACGAAGCTTTGGCAAAAAGTTTTGCGGATAAATCCTAGCAATTATCAGGCTTTATTGAGTTTAGCTATTTATAACCAATTCAATAAAAATAAAAAGGCTTTTCATAAGTCATTAGTTCAACTGGATCAAATTGATAGTCAAAGAACTAAAAAAGTTTGTGGTTGGTTAAGATATCTAGATGAATTGCACACAATTCGTTTAACCACTAATTTGAATCGAGTTTATGATGATAATTCAAGTAAACATTTTATTGTTATCCTAGGTGCAGCTTTAACGGCTGAAGGTAAAATGAAACTAAAACTGAAAAAACGTTTACGTGCCGGCCTGAAATTAGCTAAAAGAATGCCTAATACGACGATCTTAGTTAGTGGGGGCAAATTACCACGTGAACCGGATTTTGAAGCTTCAGCAATGAAATCATGGTTGATTGCCCATGGAATTAAAGCTAAACGAATTATTACTGAAACTCATTCCAGGGATACTGTTCAAAACACGATTAATTCAACTGATATTTTGCATGATAAGGGTGCTAAGACGGTCACTGTTATTTCGAATGCTTCACATATGAAGCGTTCTTATACTTTATTTAAGACAGCACGCTTAATTACTGGTGGTAAATATTTGTTGGATCAATATGTGGTTTTTGAATCAAAAGATGAATTTAAAGCATTAGAGAATAATGCACATGATATTCCAAAAATTATTAATGATGTTTTAAGGGTTGCCGGTTTTTGGCTGCTTCCTGGCATTCAGCGCTAA
- a CDS encoding zinc-binding dehydrogenase: MKNTLFVEPGKVKIENVDKPEIQADDDVILRVVRTCVCGSDLWAYRGLSDKEKNSQNGGHEAIGVVESAGKAVTTLKPGDFVIAPFTHGCGKCAACRAGYDGNCLNHKDNTTSGAQAEFLRYQHAEWSLVKVPGNPDDYSDAMLDSLLALSDVMATGYHAAHEARVGKGDTVVVVGDGAVGLCGVISAQMMGAKKIIIMSRHEDRQNLAFEFGATDAVAERGDEAVAKVMELTNNQGADAVLECVGTELSTETALKVARPGASVGRVGLPHVEHPDVVTPFMKNVSLGGGIASVTTYDKEVLLKAVLDGEIHPGKVFTKSFDLDNIDDAYQAMTNREVIKAAITID; this comes from the coding sequence ATGAAAAATACTTTATTTGTTGAACCCGGAAAAGTAAAGATTGAAAATGTTGATAAGCCTGAAATCCAAGCTGATGATGACGTTATTTTACGTGTTGTCCGTACTTGTGTTTGTGGATCTGATTTATGGGCATATCGTGGATTATCTGATAAGGAAAAGAATTCACAAAATGGTGGTCATGAAGCTATTGGTGTTGTAGAATCAGCTGGTAAAGCTGTTACTACTTTAAAACCTGGTGACTTTGTGATTGCTCCATTTACTCACGGTTGTGGTAAGTGTGCTGCTTGTCGTGCTGGCTATGATGGTAATTGTTTGAACCATAAAGATAACACTACTTCAGGTGCTCAAGCTGAATTTTTGCGTTACCAACATGCTGAATGGTCACTAGTTAAGGTTCCTGGTAACCCTGATGATTACAGTGATGCAATGTTAGATTCATTACTAGCATTATCAGATGTTATGGCTACTGGATACCATGCTGCTCATGAAGCACGTGTTGGTAAGGGTGACACAGTTGTCGTTGTTGGTGACGGTGCTGTTGGTCTATGTGGAGTTATTTCTGCTCAAATGATGGGCGCTAAGAAGATTATTATCATGAGTCGTCATGAAGATCGTCAAAACTTAGCCTTTGAATTTGGTGCTACTGATGCTGTTGCTGAACGTGGTGACGAAGCAGTTGCTAAAGTTATGGAATTAACTAATAACCAAGGTGCTGATGCTGTGCTTGAATGTGTCGGAACTGAATTATCCACTGAAACTGCACTTAAAGTTGCTCGTCCAGGTGCAAGCGTTGGTCGTGTTGGGTTACCACACGTTGAACATCCAGATGTTGTTACTCCATTTATGAAGAACGTATCCTTAGGTGGTGGAATTGCTTCAGTAACCACTTATGATAAAGAAGTTCTATTAAAGGCAGTTCTAGATGGTGAAATTCATCCAGGTAAAGTCTTTACTAAGAGTTTTGACCTAGATAATATCGATGACGCATACCAAGCTATGACTAATCGTGAAGTTATCAAGGCTGCAATTACAATCGACTAA
- a CDS encoding helix-turn-helix domain-containing protein, whose protein sequence is MNLGERLKDIRDDRDLSIKDVAYKSRISENKIYNFEINSNQPNIFQLDKLATCYNLPLKEIVNKTEVNHEITIRFWINLLVIMPLLCTFMLNRYDNFLASIIIMVVCVSLSAYITHLGAMNEIIKKLAWQNPITLFIQKYIHRGIAYTISFLMLFAGIALFFTVDFGWGILLGLAGFFAVLGTAMRWDANK, encoded by the coding sequence ATGAACTTAGGTGAAAGATTAAAAGATATCAGAGATGATCGTGACCTTTCAATTAAAGATGTAGCATATAAAAGTCGAATTTCAGAAAACAAAATTTATAATTTTGAAATTAATAGCAATCAGCCTAATATTTTCCAGTTAGATAAATTGGCAACCTGCTATAATTTACCTTTAAAAGAGATAGTTAATAAAACAGAAGTGAATCATGAAATTACAATTAGATTTTGGATTAATCTGCTAGTCATAATGCCATTGCTTTGTACATTCATGCTGAATAGATACGATAATTTCTTAGCATCAATAATTATTATGGTAGTTTGTGTCAGTTTATCTGCTTATATTACCCATTTAGGTGCAATGAATGAAATTATTAAAAAATTAGCATGGCAAAATCCAATCACACTGTTCATTCAAAAATATATTCATCGTGGCATTGCTTACACGATATCCTTTTTAATGCTGTTCGCTGGAATTGCACTCTTCTTCACTGTCGATTTTGGTTGGGGAATATTATTAGGATTAGCTGGTTTCTTTGCAGTCCTAGGTACTGCAATGCGTTGGGATGCCAATAAATAA
- a CDS encoding sensor histidine kinase: protein MNKKTFFVLYIKSQLPVLFLYVFTLLLLMIMNYSYSLPDGLIIDVFRYSILLLLIWLFAKLIIDIFKIKKFNNDDLDNYKFSTPLEFLMNEKIIHQKSDYVDEINKINFTQKDRMNQMDLSAHEIKNDLTTLRICIENNDYNYDKMFNSINGADYHLNILLNYERLFTDSNDFDFEWIYLDNLVKNILQSMSMQFINKQLVPNLKNLHVEILGDKKWLYFCIEQIISNAIKYSDKNTKIIISFKHDSLFIKDTGETISKSDLPRIFDKGFTGQNGHNQKSSTGIGLFLVKSVCHKLNIKVNSISEEKNTSFILTFKKSMIRL, encoded by the coding sequence ATGAATAAAAAAACATTTTTTGTATTATACATAAAATCACAATTACCAGTACTTTTTTTATATGTTTTTACTTTATTACTATTGATGATAATGAATTATTCTTATAGTTTACCTGATGGTCTTATTATTGATGTATTTAGATATTCAATATTATTATTATTAATTTGGCTTTTTGCTAAACTTATTATTGATATTTTTAAAATTAAAAAGTTTAATAATGATGATTTAGATAATTACAAATTTTCAACACCTTTGGAATTTTTGATGAACGAAAAAATAATTCATCAAAAAAGTGATTATGTCGATGAGATTAATAAAATTAATTTTACCCAAAAAGATAGAATGAACCAAATGGATTTATCAGCCCATGAAATTAAAAATGATTTAACGACATTGAGAATATGTATTGAAAATAATGATTATAATTATGATAAAATGTTTAATTCTATAAATGGTGCCGATTATCATTTAAATATATTATTGAACTATGAAAGACTATTCACCGATTCAAATGACTTTGATTTTGAATGGATATATTTAGATAACTTAGTTAAGAATATTTTGCAAAGTATGTCGATGCAATTTATAAATAAACAATTAGTACCTAATTTAAAAAATTTACATGTTGAAATTTTAGGCGATAAAAAATGGTTATACTTTTGTATTGAACAGATAATATCTAATGCAATCAAGTATTCTGATAAAAATACAAAAATTATAATTTCTTTCAAACATGATAGTCTATTTATTAAAGATACAGGTGAAACCATTAGTAAATCCGATTTACCAAGGATATTCGACAAGGGTTTTACTGGCCAAAATGGTCATAACCAAAAAAGTTCAACAGGAATAGGCTTATTTTTGGTTAAAAGCGTATGTCATAAACTTAATATTAAAGTTAATTCCATTTCTGAGGAAAAAAATACTTCTTTTATTTTAACCTTTAAAAAATCGATGATCAGATTATAA
- a CDS encoding ABC transporter ATP-binding protein codes for MKILTLNDLKKTYDSNSKNAVQALKSITFDINSGEYVSIMGESGAGKSTLLDIIATLDKPTSGQAILNNQNLSNLNKNDAAKYRRKHLGFVFQNFNLLDSLSNRDNIYLPLVLNKSSVHMMEERIEPLIDQLNISKIIDRYPNDISGGQQQRVAIARALITHPDLLLADEPTGSLDSNTSNQILKLFSNENAKGQTIIMVTHSSATASHSKRTLFIKDGKIYHEIYRGDLSLEEYQNKINDTMITLTRGDN; via the coding sequence ATGAAAATATTAACTTTAAATGATTTAAAGAAAACTTATGATTCTAATAGTAAAAATGCGGTACAAGCATTAAAGAGTATTACTTTCGATATTAATAGTGGTGAATATGTATCAATAATGGGAGAGTCAGGAGCAGGTAAAAGTACATTGCTAGATATTATTGCTACTTTAGATAAACCTACTTCTGGACAAGCTATTTTAAATAATCAAAATTTGAGTAATTTAAATAAAAATGATGCCGCTAAGTATAGAAGAAAACATTTAGGATTTGTTTTTCAAAACTTTAATTTATTAGATAGTTTAAGCAATCGTGACAATATTTATTTACCTTTAGTTTTAAATAAATCATCAGTTCACATGATGGAAGAAAGAATTGAACCACTTATTGATCAATTGAATATATCAAAAATTATTGATCGATATCCTAATGACATTTCCGGTGGTCAACAACAAAGGGTGGCAATTGCTAGAGCTTTGATTACACATCCTGATTTATTATTAGCAGATGAGCCAACAGGTTCATTAGACTCAAATACTAGCAATCAGATATTAAAACTATTTAGTAATGAAAATGCCAAGGGGCAAACTATTATTATGGTTACGCATAGTTCAGCTACTGCTAGTCATTCCAAAAGAACTTTATTTATTAAGGATGGTAAGATTTACCATGAAATTTATCGAGGAGATTTATCTTTAGAGGAATATCAAAATAAAATTAATGACACAATGATCACTTTAACAAGAGGTGATAATTAG
- a CDS encoding helix-turn-helix domain-containing protein encodes MQLIGQKLRIIRYSKDLKISEVADLTDLTVKEIEQIESGYILPDTVKLDQFSRAYDVPLENLIPKQKLQSQLLWYTIGGILIILFYLVNILYGNNFNSSDIFLTMFTIQLMGMMVKINKITSRLNIHNPILFFIEKHTNKTVTKIITYLFFIISAITILIYWIKSIMAEPIICSSLLVFLVIILTIAYFTNKKRLR; translated from the coding sequence ATGCAATTAATCGGTCAAAAATTAAGAATCATTCGCTATTCCAAAGACTTAAAAATTTCTGAAGTAGCGGATCTAACTGACTTAACTGTCAAAGAAATTGAACAAATCGAATCTGGATATATTCTGCCAGACACAGTTAAATTGGATCAATTTAGTAGAGCCTATGATGTCCCACTAGAGAATCTCATCCCTAAACAGAAACTTCAATCACAATTACTTTGGTATACAATTGGCGGAATCTTAATCATTTTATTCTACCTAGTAAATATTTTATATGGAAATAACTTCAACAGTAGTGATATTTTCTTAACTATGTTCACAATTCAACTTATGGGAATGATGGTCAAAATAAATAAAATCACTAGTCGACTAAACATCCATAATCCTATATTATTTTTTATCGAAAAACATACCAATAAAACCGTTACAAAAATCATCACCTATTTATTTTTCATCATATCCGCAATTACAATATTGATTTACTGGATTAAATCAATTATGGCAGAGCCCATCATCTGCTCAAGCTTACTAGTATTCTTAGTAATTATATTAACAATCGCATACTTTACAAATAAAAAAAGATTACGGTAA
- a CDS encoding DUF805 domain-containing protein, translating into MNNETQESHNIISAFKNMWSNMFYIEGKMKRVDFWLGFIDVLIISLILFIIMLGTNNSLWSIILFSILSAFNLIMFVTSAIRRLHDANMTGHFLWLSFIPVLGNIIVLFLLAMPKSNDNRHAPSTKPADDNWGANPLNWVIIIVAALSLFAVTKLVANAANNTNQVEKTTTNDNDEDKKSSKDNDDLANDDESSSSSSSEESPSSSEPSSSSSSSEESSSSSEESSSSEEPKQPDEDQSDDKQDDNSNNPLEHPEKSEDEQKSDDNSDDSSNSSDDNNDASNSSSSSQQSSNDEQNKNNQQQTNDKQSNDVNKQSDQSSSDNNKQSEQNNSNDSKQQNNQNETQEKPNTAKEMQPAQSSSSDQSDNASSASSSNE; encoded by the coding sequence ATGAATAATGAAACACAAGAAAGTCACAATATTATATCTGCATTTAAAAACATGTGGTCCAATATGTTCTATATTGAAGGTAAAATGAAACGAGTTGATTTTTGGCTAGGTTTTATTGATGTATTAATCATCAGTTTAATTTTATTCATTATCATGCTAGGTACTAACAATAGTTTATGGTCAATAATTTTATTTTCCATTTTAAGTGCCTTTAACTTAATCATGTTTGTTACTTCTGCAATTCGTCGATTGCATGATGCTAACATGACCGGACATTTTTTATGGTTGTCATTTATCCCAGTATTGGGAAATATTATTGTCCTCTTTTTACTAGCAATGCCTAAGTCAAATGACAATCGACATGCCCCATCAACTAAACCCGCTGATGATAACTGGGGTGCTAATCCGCTAAATTGGGTCATTATTATTGTAGCGGCATTATCACTATTCGCAGTTACTAAGTTAGTTGCAAACGCTGCTAATAATACTAATCAAGTGGAAAAAACTACCACTAATGATAATGATGAAGATAAGAAATCTTCTAAAGATAATGACGACTTAGCAAATGATGATGAAAGTAGTAGTTCTAGTTCATCAGAAGAATCACCTAGTTCAAGTGAACCTAGTTCTTCTTCATCTAGTAGTGAAGAAAGTTCCAGTTCATCAGAAGAAAGCAGTAGTTCAGAAGAACCTAAGCAACCTGATGAAGACCAATCTGATGATAAGCAAGATGATAATTCAAATAATCCATTAGAACATCCTGAAAAAAGCGAAGATGAACAAAAGTCAGATGATAATTCTGATGATAGCTCAAATAGCTCTGATGATAATAATGATGCTAGTAACAGTAGTTCATCTAGCCAACAAAGTTCCAATGATGAGCAAAATAAAAATAATCAGCAACAAACTAATGACAAACAATCAAATGATGTAAATAAACAATCAGATCAAAGCAGTTCTGATAACAACAAACAATCAGAGCAAAACAATTCTAATGATAGTAAGCAACAAAACAATCAAAATGAAACTCAAGAAAAACCTAATACCGCTAAAGAAATGCAGCCAGCACAAAGCTCATCATCTGATCAATCAGATAATGCTAGTTCAGCCAGTTCTAGCAATGAATAA
- a CDS encoding MazG-like family protein: MAYKDIINELHNFDQNRGWDKYHSLISLSRALGIESSEVEKIFLWKNNDKDLSEENIYQLKMELADVLIYTYYMCNKLNVNPNDIVEQKININKNRHWKLDKN, translated from the coding sequence ATGGCATATAAAGATATAATAAACGAATTACATAATTTTGATCAAAATCGTGGATGGGATAAATATCATTCTTTAATATCACTGTCCCGAGCTTTAGGAATAGAATCATCAGAAGTAGAAAAAATTTTTTTATGGAAAAATAATGATAAAGATTTGTCTGAAGAAAATATTTATCAATTAAAAATGGAACTTGCGGATGTACTAATATACACATATTACATGTGTAATAAACTAAATGTTAATCCAAATGATATAGTAGAACAAAAAATAAATATTAATAAGAATAGACATTGGAAATTGGATAAAAATTAA